In the genome of Nocardioides seonyuensis, one region contains:
- the pdhA gene encoding pyruvate dehydrogenase (acetyl-transferring) E1 component subunit alpha, protein MTEPAGFGPDLAEVFGPSQQDGGPNLVQLLTPEGERVHHPEFDHDFSAEELRGLYRDMVLTRRIDVEATALQRHGELGIWAQLLGQEAAQIGAGRALSPQDYVFPTYREHGVAYCRGLDPLKLLGLFRGVDQGSWDPNEANFGLYTIVIGAQTLHATGYAMGLQRDGVVGTGDPERDAAVIAHFGDGASSQGDVNEAFIFAASYNAPVVFFCQNNQWAISEPIERQTRIPLHQRALGFGFPGIRVDGNDVLATYAVTKAALQRAREGNGPSFVEAYTYRMGAHTTTDDPTRYRLNDELEHWKLKDPIERLKVYLRRNGLVDQEFFDSLDAEAKELGAHLREGCKALPDPKPLDQFGYVFSEMTEELEAQRDGFAAYLESFEGAHS, encoded by the coding sequence TTGACCGAACCTGCCGGTTTCGGCCCCGACCTTGCGGAGGTCTTCGGACCCTCCCAACAGGACGGCGGGCCCAACCTCGTCCAGCTCCTGACGCCGGAGGGCGAGCGCGTCCACCACCCCGAGTTCGACCACGACTTCTCCGCCGAGGAGCTGCGCGGGCTCTACCGCGACATGGTCCTCACCCGGCGCATCGACGTCGAGGCCACGGCTCTGCAGCGCCACGGCGAGCTCGGCATCTGGGCCCAGCTGCTGGGCCAGGAGGCCGCCCAGATCGGAGCCGGGCGCGCCCTCTCCCCGCAGGACTACGTCTTCCCGACCTACCGCGAGCACGGCGTCGCCTACTGCCGCGGCCTCGACCCCCTCAAGCTCCTCGGCCTCTTCCGCGGGGTCGACCAGGGCTCCTGGGACCCCAACGAGGCCAACTTCGGGCTCTACACGATCGTCATCGGCGCCCAGACCCTGCACGCCACGGGCTACGCCATGGGCCTCCAGCGCGACGGTGTGGTCGGCACGGGTGACCCCGAGCGCGACGCCGCGGTGATCGCCCACTTCGGCGACGGCGCCTCCTCCCAGGGCGACGTCAACGAGGCGTTCATCTTCGCCGCCTCCTACAACGCCCCGGTCGTCTTCTTCTGCCAGAACAACCAGTGGGCGATCTCCGAACCGATCGAGCGGCAGACCCGGATCCCGCTCCACCAGCGCGCGCTGGGATTCGGCTTCCCGGGCATCCGGGTCGATGGCAACGACGTGCTCGCGACGTACGCCGTCACCAAGGCGGCCCTGCAGCGGGCACGCGAGGGAAACGGGCCGTCGTTCGTCGAGGCCTACACCTACCGGATGGGTGCGCACACCACGACCGACGACCCCACCCGCTACCGCCTCAACGACGAGCTCGAGCACTGGAAGCTCAAGGACCCGATCGAGCGGCTCAAGGTCTACCTGCGCCGCAACGGCCTGGTCGACCAGGAGTTCTTCGACTCCCTCGACGCCGAGGCCAAGGAGCTCGGGGCGCACCTGCGCGAGGGCTGCAAGGCCCTGCCCGATCCCAAGCCGCTCGACCAGTTCGGCTACGTGTTCAGCGAGATGACCGAGGAGCTCGAGGCCCAGCGCGACGGCTTCGCGGCCTACCTCGAGTCGTTCGAGGGGGCCCACTCATGA
- a CDS encoding VWA domain-containing protein, translated as MAALLLLVPAMTVVAGVPAHATWGESTPPDVVGVPSGDPGYGKAKLVINKGGDRTSTGVSPLSGARFEFFRTTSNALSGGTSVGTCTTDATGRCGILASLSSSYYDTYFYATELSAPAGWSAPGSWGGSDDPVRYATGAINRYDSASQRTRLLPGTGRTWPDVRTNPQAPTRCGIDISMIFDVSNSIDSSELTTFKAAGRSVIDSLVNTPSRVALHKFATDASTVLGALTPVGDAAGATTVKNAINGLTGPGGNAGGTNWDRGLWQSVNSDYDVALILTDGDPTFWGSPAAGPGDVTTLREVEEAIHSANAIKAGKTQVIAVGIGMSGSDSVKRLNLISDPGSTYTTTWQELGEDLKAIATGACKSKVTIQKKIEDHDGIPKPNSSYANGWSFTGSTSAGTLGSFPATAAVNGQNGFTSADLTVGAGQTPTITISESLKDGWTYRGATCSVDGKPVSVTPGQQAGTFSFTGRSGSVMTCEVTNRKPAPPAYLTLTKRVLDASGATLPASAGEAWTLTATGPGGFSGAGNTAAVTAKSVSPGQTYTLSESTKAGYDNGTTWSCVKTAGPGDLAFTAPDKVTPAAGQEITCKITNQARMADLLVSKTAVPSYERDYDWTLTKTVDTTEQTVEPGATASFGYEVTATASAPQDSGFKVTGTITVQNPNATAISGVTILDAMPNATCTVPGGTSATIAPGAHEFPYSCSLTGGSATAKGTNTAKVTWNKAPYNGTSGTAQATKAYDFASVTPTTTGATATLQDDRYDLNGDDEGTSAVVTLAESPKVFAYTLEHGSAAGECLPFTNTASMTVPGDVDQSASTTVEVCAPVVTPPPTPVTPPVEPPALPVAPPVAPPVPTEVLPAQAFGKAVGKVRTSCQGTVRATLDNASGVRVTYKLRVGKKVHSIKVKSLAKKKFRTSGEARAKVTLKLGKRVLDRIRVPKRCAPPEVLPATGLRGGAAQARSAGVVSLGIRLG; from the coding sequence GTGGCAGCACTCCTGCTGCTCGTTCCGGCCATGACAGTCGTGGCGGGGGTGCCCGCCCACGCGACGTGGGGGGAGTCCACGCCTCCCGACGTGGTGGGCGTGCCGTCCGGCGACCCGGGCTACGGCAAGGCCAAGCTCGTAATCAACAAGGGTGGCGACCGCACCAGCACCGGCGTCTCGCCCCTGAGCGGTGCACGGTTCGAGTTCTTCAGGACCACCTCCAACGCGTTGAGCGGCGGCACCAGCGTCGGCACCTGCACGACCGACGCCACCGGGCGCTGCGGCATCCTCGCCTCCCTGAGCAGCAGCTACTACGACACCTACTTCTACGCGACCGAGCTCTCGGCGCCCGCCGGCTGGTCCGCTCCGGGGAGCTGGGGCGGCTCCGACGACCCCGTCCGCTACGCGACCGGAGCGATCAACCGCTACGACTCGGCCAGCCAGCGCACCAGGCTGCTGCCCGGCACCGGCCGAACCTGGCCGGACGTGCGCACCAACCCGCAGGCGCCCACCCGCTGCGGCATCGACATCAGCATGATCTTCGACGTCTCCAACTCCATCGACTCCTCCGAGCTCACCACGTTCAAGGCAGCCGGCAGGTCGGTGATCGACAGCCTGGTCAACACGCCTTCGCGCGTCGCGCTGCACAAGTTCGCCACCGACGCCTCGACCGTCCTCGGCGCGCTGACCCCCGTGGGCGACGCGGCAGGTGCCACGACGGTCAAGAACGCCATCAACGGCCTCACCGGTCCGGGCGGCAACGCCGGTGGCACCAACTGGGACCGCGGCCTGTGGCAGAGCGTCAACAGCGACTACGACGTCGCGCTCATCCTCACCGACGGTGACCCGACCTTCTGGGGCAGCCCTGCGGCCGGTCCCGGCGACGTGACCACGCTGCGCGAGGTGGAGGAGGCGATCCACTCCGCCAACGCCATCAAGGCCGGCAAGACCCAGGTGATCGCCGTGGGCATCGGGATGTCCGGGAGCGACTCGGTCAAGCGGCTCAACCTGATCTCCGACCCCGGCAGCACCTACACCACCACGTGGCAGGAGCTCGGCGAGGACCTCAAGGCGATCGCGACCGGCGCGTGCAAGAGCAAGGTCACGATCCAGAAGAAGATCGAGGACCACGACGGCATTCCCAAGCCCAACTCCAGCTACGCCAACGGCTGGTCCTTCACCGGATCGACCTCGGCCGGCACGCTGGGCAGCTTCCCGGCGACGGCGGCGGTCAACGGTCAGAACGGCTTCACCTCCGCCGACCTGACCGTCGGGGCGGGCCAGACGCCGACCATCACCATCTCCGAGTCGCTGAAGGACGGCTGGACCTACCGCGGTGCCACCTGCTCGGTCGACGGCAAGCCCGTCAGCGTGACCCCGGGCCAGCAGGCAGGGACCTTCTCCTTCACGGGTCGCTCCGGCTCGGTCATGACCTGCGAGGTGACCAACCGCAAGCCCGCGCCCCCGGCGTACCTCACGCTGACCAAGAGGGTCCTCGACGCCTCGGGCGCCACCCTTCCCGCGAGCGCAGGGGAGGCCTGGACCCTCACGGCCACCGGACCGGGCGGGTTCTCGGGCGCCGGCAACACCGCGGCCGTGACCGCCAAGAGCGTCAGCCCCGGCCAGACCTACACCCTGAGCGAGAGCACGAAGGCGGGCTACGACAACGGCACCACCTGGTCGTGCGTGAAGACGGCCGGACCGGGGGACCTCGCCTTCACCGCGCCCGACAAGGTCACCCCGGCCGCAGGTCAGGAGATCACCTGCAAGATCACCAACCAGGCGCGCATGGCCGACCTCCTCGTGAGCAAGACTGCCGTGCCGTCCTACGAGCGTGACTACGACTGGACGCTCACCAAGACCGTCGACACGACCGAGCAGACGGTGGAGCCTGGTGCCACGGCCAGCTTCGGCTACGAGGTCACCGCCACGGCCTCGGCCCCCCAGGACTCCGGGTTCAAGGTCACCGGCACCATCACCGTGCAGAACCCCAACGCCACGGCGATCTCCGGCGTGACCATCCTCGACGCGATGCCGAACGCCACGTGCACGGTGCCGGGCGGGACGTCGGCGACGATCGCGCCGGGCGCCCACGAGTTCCCCTACAGCTGCTCGCTGACCGGTGGCTCGGCCACGGCCAAGGGCACCAACACCGCCAAGGTGACGTGGAACAAGGCTCCCTACAACGGCACGAGCGGCACGGCGCAGGCCACCAAGGCCTACGACTTCGCGTCGGTCACGCCGACCACCACGGGGGCCACCGCGACCCTCCAGGACGACCGCTACGACCTCAACGGCGATGACGAGGGAACCTCTGCGGTCGTGACGCTCGCCGAGAGCCCGAAGGTCTTCGCCTACACGCTCGAGCACGGCTCGGCTGCGGGCGAGTGCCTCCCGTTCACCAACACGGCCTCGATGACCGTTCCCGGCGACGTCGACCAGAGCGCTTCCACGACGGTCGAGGTGTGCGCGCCGGTCGTGACGCCGCCGCCCACGCCGGTCACGCCGCCGGTCGAGCCCCCGGCGCTGCCGGTGGCCCCACCGGTCGCTCCCCCGGTCCCGACGGAGGTGCTGCCGGCCCAGGCCTTCGGCAAGGCCGTGGGCAAGGTGCGGACGAGCTGCCAGGGCACGGTCCGGGCGACGCTCGACAACGCCTCGGGCGTCCGGGTGACCTACAAGCTGCGTGTGGGCAAGAAGGTCCACAGCATCAAGGTGAAGTCGCTGGCCAAGAAGAAGTTCCGGACCTCGGGTGAGGCTCGAGCCAAGGTCACCCTGAAGCTCGGCAAGCGCGTCCTCGACCGGATCCGCGTCCCGAAGCGCTGTGCGCCTCCCGAGGTGCTTCCCGCCACCGGTCTCCGGGGCGGGGCGGCGCAGGCGCGCTCGGCCGGCGTGGTCAGCCTGGGCATCAGGTTGGGCTGA